A window from Purpureocillium takamizusanense chromosome 3, complete sequence encodes these proteins:
- the DAM1 gene encoding DASH complex subunit dam1 (COG:S~EggNog:ENOG503P44E~BUSCO:EOG09265J36) yields the protein MDYESSGNRRPSSRTRVSRPTTPLRPSSRSSFRDSARSAGDGDTPFPLNTFEPAFAELSDAMADLEANMMHFQLMHESLARFSESFASFLYGLNMNAFCVDFPEGPIPESFRRDRQRQETRTATAARADNDVETTFMTTDTSFVENPPASSKRDSSATAPELRQSRLPYARGHSTRGRSGSRARDRGRASGLARPRGRGVR from the exons ATGGACTACGAATCCAGCGGCAACCGGCGccccagctcgaggacgcgagTGTCCCGTCCCACTACGCCGCTGCGACCTTCATCACGGTCATCGTTTCGCGACTCTGCCCGCTccgccggcgatggggaCACGCCGTTCCCCCTCAACACCTTCGAGCCTGCCTTTGCCGAGCTTTCCGATGCCATGGCCGATCTGGAGGCAAACATGATGCACTTCCAGCTCATGCATGAAAGCCTTGCCCGGTTTAGCGAGAGCTTTGCTAGCTTCTTATATGGCCTCAACATGAATGCGTTTTGCGTAGATTTTCCTGAG GGTCCTATACCGGAGTCCTTCCGCAGAGATCGACAGCGCCAGGAAACACGGACTGCGACAGCAGCGCGAGCGGACAATGATGTTGAAACCACTTTCAT GACCACCGACACTTCTTTTGTCGAGAATCCACCAGCGTCAAGTAAGCGAGACAGCAGCGCTACTGCGCCGGAACTGCGACAATCAAGACTGCCCTACGCCCGGGGGCACTCGACACGAGGAAGATCCGGCTCTAGAGCACGGGATCGTGGTAGGGCCAGTGGACTTGCGAGACCACGTGGGCGCGGCGTTCGTTGA
- a CDS encoding uncharacterized protein (COG:A~EggNog:ENOG503P6P3) codes for MGVGNKRTITKTRRKTRDVDQVKADLISSRHLSQYKDTKAAEDLPGLGRNYCVECAKWFDTEKTLTAHQRGKPHKRRLKQLREEPDPNLQRIPGAVASSQLSTAAVKSRGDQPTEQDTDMAS; via the exons ATGGGCGTTGGAAACAAGCGTACAATCACCAAAACGAGGCGGAAGACGAG GGACGTGGATCAGGTCAAAGCGGACTTGATCTCTTCCAGGCACCTCTCCCAGTATAAAGATACCAAAGCAGCGGAAGACCTCCCAGGGCTCGGCCGGAATTACTGTGTTGAATGCGCCAAGTGGTTTGACACCGAGAAGACATTAACAGCCCATCAGCGAGGCAAGCCTCACAAGCGCAG GCTCAAGCAGCTGCGAGAGGAACCAGACCCGAACCTTCAACGGATCCCAGGTGCAGTAGCGTCTTCTCAACTGAGCACTGCTGCTGTTAAATCACGAGGCGACCAACCGACGGAACAAGACACTGATATGGCATCTTGA
- the ACO1 gene encoding Aconitate hydratase (EggNog:ENOG503NV17~COG:C~COG:E): protein MLASRQVLGNLARGRVLGGVASSARRLATVSDSALDRKVRQNNWEDNSFINYKKMSENLAIVRGRLNRPLTYAEKILYSHLDDPHGQEIERGKSYLKLRPDRVACQDATAQMAILQFMSAGMDQVANPTTVHCDHLIEAQIGGEKDLARAISINKEVYDFLSSACAKYNIGFWRPGSGIIHQIILENYAFPGGLLIGTDSHTPNGGGLGMAAIGVGGADAVDVMANLPWELKAPKFIGVKLTGHMSGWTSPKDIILKIADILTVKGGTGAIVEYHGPGVDNISATGQATCCNMGAEIGATTSVFPFNDQMYNYLAATKRKDIGDFARSYAAELREDQGAEYDQLIEINLSELEPHINGPFTPDLGTPISKFSQAVKENGWPEELKVGLIGSCTNSSYEDMSRAASIARDALDHGIKAKSVFTVTPGSEQIRATIERDGQLQTFEEFGGIVLANACGPCIGQWDRQDVKKGEANSILSSYNRNFTGRNDGNPATHSFVTSPDLVVALTIAGSLHFNPLTDKLKDKDGNEFMLKPPTGNGLPTRGYDPGNDTYQAPPKERAGVTVQVAPTSDRLQILQPFQPWDGKDAKDVPILIKAQGKTTTDHISMAGPWLKYRGHLDNISNNMLIGAINEANGEANKIKNVTTGDWDAVPAVARDYKKKGIKWVVIGDWNYGEGSSREHAALEPRHLGGLAIITRSFARIHETNLKKQGMLPLTFANPADYDKIKPDDKVDILCTKLAVGQPITMIVHPKDGKSYEVQLQHTFNEAQIEWFKNGSALNTMAKASK, encoded by the exons ATGCTCGCGTCCCGCCAGGTTCTGGGCAACCTTGCCCGgggccgcgtcctcggcggcgttgccaGTAGCGCTCGCCGCTTGGCCACCGTCTCCGACTCTGCCCTTGACCGCAAG GTCCGCCAGAACAACTGGGAAGATAACAGCTTTATCAACTACAAGAAGATGTCCGAGAacctcgccatcgtccgcGGCCGTCTCAACCGCCCCCTTACGTATGCTGAGAAGATTCTCTATTCCCACTTGGACGACCCCCATGGTCAGGAGATTGAGCGGGGCAAGTCCTACCTCAAGTTGCGCCCTGATCGCGTTGCTTGCCAGGATGCGACCGCCCAGATGGCTATCCTGCAGTTCATGTCTGCGGGCATGGACCAAGTGGCCAACCCCACCACTGTTCACTGTGACCACCTGATTGAGGCCCAAATCGGCGGCGAAAAGGATCTGGCCCGCGCTATCAGCATCAACAAGGAGGTCTACGACTTCCTGTCTTCTGCCTGTGCCAAGTATAACATTGGTTTCTGGCGTCCTGGCTCTGGTATCATCCATCAAATCATTCTTGAGAACTACGCATTCCCTGGTGGCCTTCTCATCGGAACGGACTCGCACACCCCCAACGGCGGAGGCCTTGGAATGGCCGCCATCGGTGTCGGTGGTGCTGATGCAGTCGATGTCATGGCCAACCTTCCTTGGGAGCTGAAGGCCCCGAAGTTTATCGGTGTGAAGCTCACTGGCCATATGTCGGGCTGGACTTCGCCCAAGG ATATTATCCTCAAGATCGCTGATATTCTCACCGTGAAGGGCGGCACTGGCGCCATTGTCGAATATCATGGCCCTGGCGTTGACAATATCAGCGCAACAGGCCAAGCTACTTGTTGCAATATGGG TGCTGAAATCGGCGCAACAACCTCAGTGTTCCCCTTCAATGACCAGATGTACAATTACTTGGCAGCGACCAAGCGGAAGGACATTGGCGACTTTGCTCGCTCatacgccgccgagctgcgtGAGGACCAAGGCGCCGAGTACGACCAACTCATTGAGATTAACCTGTCTGAGCTTGAGCCCCACATCAACGGACCCTTCACCCCTGACCTGGGTACCCCGATCTCCAAGTTCAgccaggccgtcaaggagaaCGGTTGGCCTGAGGAGCTGAAGGTTGGACTTATCGGCTCATGCACCAACTCTTCCTACGAAGACATGTCGCGTGCTGCGTCCATTGCTCGGGATGCCCTCGATCATGGCATCAAGGCGAAGTCTGTCTTCACTGTCACGCCTGGTTCCGAGCAGATCCGCGCCACCATCGagcgcgacggccagctGCAGACCTTTGAAGAGTTTGGTGGTATTGTTCTTGCCAATGCCTGCGGCCCTTGCATTGGCCAGTGGGACCGTCAGGACGTTaagaagggcgaggccaACTCGATCCTCTCGTCGTACAACCGCAACTTTACCGGTCGCAACGACGGCAACCCTGCTACCCACTCCTTCGTCACGTCCCCCGACCTGGTCGTGGCTTTGACCATCGCGGGCTCGCTTCACTTCAACCCCCTCAccgacaagctcaaggacaaggacggcaatGAGTTTATGCTGAAGCCGCCCACGGGTAACGGGCTCCCCACTCGTGGCTACGATCCTGGCAACGACACCTACCAGGCGCCGCCTAAAGAGCGTGCTGGTGTCACTGTTCAGGTGGCTCCAACGTCGGATCGTCTGCAGATTCTTCAGCCTTTCCAGCCTTGGGAtggcaaggacgccaaggaTGTTCCTATCCTGATCAAGGCGCAAGGCAAGACCACGACCGATCACATTTCCATGGCCGGTCCTTGGCTCAAGTATCGTGGCCACCTGGATAACATTTCCAACAACATGCTCATCGGTGCCATCAAcgaggccaacggcgaggccaaCAAGATCAAGAACGTCACCACTGGCGATTGGGATGCCGTGCCGGCTGTTGCCCGCGACtacaagaagaagggcatCAAGTGGGTGGTTATCGGCGATTGGAACTATGGCGAGGGCAGCTCGCGTGAGCATGCCGCTCTGGAGCCCCGTcaccttggcggcctcgccatcatcactcGCAGCTTTGCTCGTATCCACGAGACCAACCTGAAGAAGCAGGGCATGCTACCCCTGACCTTCGCCAACCCGGCTGACTATGACAAGATTAAGCCCGATGACAAG GTCGACATCCTCTGCACCAAGCTTGCCGTTGGACAGCCCATCACCATGATTGTTCACCCCAAGGATGGCAAGTCCTATgaggtgcagctgcagcacaCGTTCAACGAGGCCCAGATTGAGTGGTTCAAGAACGGAAGCGCACtcaacaccatggccaaggcgTCCAAGTAA
- the RBD2 gene encoding Putative rhomboid protease (COG:S~TransMembrane:6 (i21-42o62-83i95-118o124-142i154-178o184-205i)~EggNog:ENOG503NUH4) has protein sequence MPAIQGFSALRARSYVLRLPLFTRALAIVILLFWLLSLPSIWDISSWGALIPDKVSFVSAYRLSTFPLVHSNLIHASLNVIALTPLMERFESEHGTLTTLALFFGPLTTIPAVLYLVIEVGILRGNHAVMGASMWVFLLLGAEAIRTYRSNPHLVIATYHLPTWTTPLLMIFVVAVLIPNTSLLGHLCGVGVGYLAGLGYVKFLAPPEWALRWIETRLNLLALLPHYVSVDQKTFGRFGVLPTSTRTGGSAATELVGSTQRLGP, from the exons ATGCCTGCCATCCAAGGCTTCAGTGCCCTTCGGGCTCGGTCCTACGTTCTGCGACTCCCGCTATTCACTAGGGCGCTTGCTATCGTTATTTTGCTCTTCTGGCTGTTGAGCCTGCCTTCCATATGGGACATAAGCAGCTGGGGAGCCTTGATCCCTGACAAGGTCTCCTTCGTGTCTG CATACCGACTCTCGACTTTTCCGTTGGTGCACTCGAACCTGATACATGCGTCGCTCAATGTAATCGCTTTGACGCCCCTGATGGAGCGCTTTGAGAGCGAGCACGGCACGCTGACGACACTGGCGCTCTTCTTCGGAC CCTTGACAACCATACCGGCCGTTCTGTATCTGGTCATCGAGGTCGGCATACTTCGTGGAAATCACGCCGTTATGGGAGCGAG TATGTGGGTGTTCCTGCTTCTCGGGGCCGAAGCAATCCGGACGTACCGGTCAAATCCGCACCTCGTCATTGCAACCTACCATTTACCGACATGGACGACACCACTACTCATGATATTTGTCGTTGCCGTTTTGATACCAAACACGAGTCTACTTGGACACCTATGTGGCGTTGGTGTCGGCTATCTTG CCGGTCTAGGCTATGTCAAGTTTCTCGCACCTCCTGAGTGGGCGCTACGCTGGATAGAGACGCGGCTCAATctcctggccctgctgccgcaTTATGTGAGCGTGGATCAGAAGACTTTTGGTCGGTTTGGGGTGTTGCCGACGAGCACTCGCACCGGAGGTAGTGCAGCGACAGAGCTTGTCGGTAGCACACAGCGCCTAGGTCCATGA
- the GAA1 gene encoding Glycosyl phosphatidyl inositol protein transamidase complex subunit, variant 2 (EggNog:ENOG503NX1D~TransMembrane:3 (o6-25i345-368o411-432i)~SECRETED:SignalP(1-29~SECRETED:cutsite=SYS-RR~SECRETED:prob=0.3542)~COG:O) encodes MSRLLSSALSLRRDPRMLKLPPYLSLLCMIVGVAWLLLLPLESYSRRTYISENALLPGQVHTYFGGSEQNVFRAYRHELDDLRDKDNYAFNNRLETILQGQGIKVGRQNYTYHSAGEAYTGENVYGILQAPRGDATEAIVLVAAWKGVEDHLNCNGVALALTLARYFKRWSLWSKDIIIVVPPESKTGTQAWVDAYHDAHDSNKVAPLPLKSGALQGAIAIDYTSEQRFEGLHIIYDGTNGQLPNLDLINSIVNVASGQMGIQTAIQDMKHHTDRYPDRLRTMLRGMLNQGLGMSAGPHSSFIPYHVDSVTLQPYGEGWHDEMAMGRVIEGTFRSLNNLLEHLHQSFFFYLLMHRDRFVSIGTYLPSAMLLSASFTIMAIFLWMKSGQTSSRVSGRSSASAVMKRAAGTDKPNDNITSTSQAAERDLFLPLGIVAGCQAASLLPLFIFNNLPTTMLSGAFTLFCLVSAGLPSVVCHILSTFWTPTAQHFQLTKSFSLLILGMSLATLATLNFSLAFLVGLLASPLAFVQPTHSVVVRYAVAGLLSTVAPPLVIYTVAQMVGLSLADVLREASFGWNVWGMYTAVVVWCVWWPAWLVGMVNALATPPRDE; translated from the exons ATGTCACGACTTCTAT CTTCGGCGTTATCGCTGCGGCGCGACCCACGCATGCTGAAGCTGCCGCCGTACCTGTCGCTGCTTTGCATgatcgtcggcgtcgcctggCTCCTTCTCTTACCTCTGGAAAGCTATTCGAGACGGACCTATATATCCGAAAACGCACTCTTGCCAGGTCAAGTGCATACGTACTTCGGAGGCAGCGAGCAAAACGTCTTCCGCGCATATCGACACGAGTTGGACGACTTGAGAGACAAGGACAACTACGC TTTCAACAATAGACTCGAAACAATACTTCAGGGCCAAGGGATTAAGGTTGGTCGGCAAAACTACACGTATCACTCGGCAGGCGAGGCGTATACAGGCGAGAACGTGTACGGCATCCTGCAGGCACCACGTGGCGATGCGACTGAGGCTATAGTCCTCGTTGCTGCATGGAAAGGCGTGGAGGACCACTTGAACTGCAACGGcgtggccctggccctcACTTTGGCTCGCTACTTCAAGC GCTGGTCTCTCTGGTCCAAGGATATAATTATCGTTGTGCCACCCGAAAGCAAGACTGGTACTCAGGCATGGGTCGACGCCTACCACGACGCTCACGACTCCAACAAGGTTGCGCCATTGCCCTTGAAGTCTGGCGCTTTGCAAGGGGCCATCGCCATTGACTACACTTCGGAGCAGCGATTCGAGGGCCTTCACATCATTTACGACGGCACCAATGGCCAGCTGCCCAACCTCGATCTCATCAACTCGATTGTCAACGTTGCAAGCGGGCAGATGGGCATTCAAACGGCCATTCAGGACATGAAGCACCACACAGATCGCTACCCTGATCGTCTGCGGACTATGCTCCGCGGAATGCTCAACCAGGGACTCGGAATGTCAGCCGGGCCGCACAGCAGCTTCATTCCCTATCATGTCGACTCTGTGACCTTACAACCTTACGGGGAGGGCTGGCATGACGAAATGGCCATGGGCAGAGTTATTGAAGGCACCTTCAGGAGCCTCAATAACCTGCTGGAGCACCTGCACCAGAGCTTCTTTTTCTATCTCTTGATGCATAGAGACCGCTTTGTCAGCATTGGCACATACCTGCCCAGCGCCATGCTGCTATCGGCGAGCTTCACCATTATGGCCATCTTTCTATGGATGAAAAGTGGGCAAACGAGTTCGCGCGTTTCTGGTcgctcgtcggcatcggccgtCATGAAACGTGCGGCGGGAACGGACAAGCCCAACGATAACATCACCTCAACTAGTCAGGCTGCCGAACGAGACCTTTTTTTGCCCCTGGGGATCGTTGCAGGATGCCAGGCTGCATCACTCTTGCCTCTGTTCATATTTAATAATCTACCCACGACG ATGCTCTCTGGGGCCTTCACCCTCTTTTGCCTGGTGTCTGCTGGGTTGCCTTCTGTCGTTTGCCACATTCTGTCAACCTTTTGGACTCCTACCGCACAGCATTTCCAGCTTACGAAATCCTTTTCCCTGCTCATCCTAGGCATGTCGCTTGCCACCCTCGCGACCTTGAACTTCTCCCTGGCATTTTTGGTGGGGTTGCTCGCGAGCCCTCTTGCGTTCGTCCAGCCAACGCACAGCGTTGTTGTTCGGTATGCGGTCGCAGGGCTACTGAGCACCGTGGCACCGCCGCTCGTTATATACACGGTAGCACAAATGGTGGGACTATCTCTTGCCGATGTACTGCGCGAGGCAAGTTTCGGATGGAATGTTTGGGGAATGTATACGGCTGTCGTGGTCTGGTGTGTTTGGTGGCCAGCATGGCTCGTGGGAATGGTAAATGCTCTAGCCACGCCTCCTAGGGACGAGTAG
- the GAA1 gene encoding Glycosyl phosphatidyl inositol protein transamidase complex subunit (EggNog:ENOG503NX1D~TransMembrane:7 (o20-41i361-384o427-448i460-483o495-522i534-557o577-603i)~COG:O~BUSCO:EOG092619GP) — translation MLKLPPYLSLLCMIVGVAWLLLLPLESYSRRTYISENALLPGQVHTYFGGSEQNVFRAYRHELDDLRDKDNYAFNNRLETILQGQGIKVGRQNYTYHSAGEAYTGENVYGILQAPRGDATEAIVLVAAWKGVEDHLNCNGVALALTLARYFKRWSLWSKDIIIVVPPESKTGTQAWVDAYHDAHDSNKVAPLPLKSGALQGAIAIDYTSEQRFEGLHIIYDGTNGQLPNLDLINSIVNVASGQMGIQTAIQDMKHHTDRYPDRLRTMLRGMLNQGLGMSAGPHSSFIPYHVDSVTLQPYGEGWHDEMAMGRVIEGTFRSLNNLLEHLHQSFFFYLLMHRDRFVSIGTYLPSAMLLSASFTIMAIFLWMKSGQTSSRVSGRSSASAVMKRAAGTDKPNDNITSTSQAAERDLFLPLGIVAGCQAASLLPLFIFNNLPTTV, via the exons ATGCTGAAGCTGCCGCCGTACCTGTCGCTGCTTTGCATgatcgtcggcgtcgcctggCTCCTTCTCTTACCTCTGGAAAGCTATTCGAGACGGACCTATATATCCGAAAACGCACTCTTGCCAGGTCAAGTGCATACGTACTTCGGAGGCAGCGAGCAAAACGTCTTCCGCGCATATCGACACGAGTTGGACGACTTGAGAGACAAGGACAACTACGC TTTCAACAATAGACTCGAAACAATACTTCAGGGCCAAGGGATTAAGGTTGGTCGGCAAAACTACACGTATCACTCGGCAGGCGAGGCGTATACAGGCGAGAACGTGTACGGCATCCTGCAGGCACCACGTGGCGATGCGACTGAGGCTATAGTCCTCGTTGCTGCATGGAAAGGCGTGGAGGACCACTTGAACTGCAACGGcgtggccctggccctcACTTTGGCTCGCTACTTCAAGC GCTGGTCTCTCTGGTCCAAGGATATAATTATCGTTGTGCCACCCGAAAGCAAGACTGGTACTCAGGCATGGGTCGACGCCTACCACGACGCTCACGACTCCAACAAGGTTGCGCCATTGCCCTTGAAGTCTGGCGCTTTGCAAGGGGCCATCGCCATTGACTACACTTCGGAGCAGCGATTCGAGGGCCTTCACATCATTTACGACGGCACCAATGGCCAGCTGCCCAACCTCGATCTCATCAACTCGATTGTCAACGTTGCAAGCGGGCAGATGGGCATTCAAACGGCCATTCAGGACATGAAGCACCACACAGATCGCTACCCTGATCGTCTGCGGACTATGCTCCGCGGAATGCTCAACCAGGGACTCGGAATGTCAGCCGGGCCGCACAGCAGCTTCATTCCCTATCATGTCGACTCTGTGACCTTACAACCTTACGGGGAGGGCTGGCATGACGAAATGGCCATGGGCAGAGTTATTGAAGGCACCTTCAGGAGCCTCAATAACCTGCTGGAGCACCTGCACCAGAGCTTCTTTTTCTATCTCTTGATGCATAGAGACCGCTTTGTCAGCATTGGCACATACCTGCCCAGCGCCATGCTGCTATCGGCGAGCTTCACCATTATGGCCATCTTTCTATGGATGAAAAGTGGGCAAACGAGTTCGCGCGTTTCTGGTcgctcgtcggcatcggccgtCATGAAACGTGCGGCGGGAACGGACAAGCCCAACGATAACATCACCTCAACTAGTCAGGCTGCCGAACGAGACCTTTTTTTGCCCCTGGGGATCGTTGCAGGATGCCAGGCTGCATCACTCTTGCCTCTGTTCATATTTAATAATCTACCCACGACGGTATGA
- the RPN9 gene encoding 26S proteasome regulatory subunit (COG:O~EggNog:ENOG503NWJQ) has protein sequence MNVDTIPDFLAEQRDQTLEELQPLVLDFENFWERKLWHQLTDALAQFFDHPGSAPQRLPFYKVFVLKFADKVNQLKLVDLALKAATQCKDDRERLTFLQAVAKKVDNENSQDALVFASVAVARVKLSLNDLDDARKDLDAAERILDTFDSVETIVHAAFYDANASYYQRKMDFANYYRNALLYLACIDLSSLSPEERHRRAYYLSVAALVSNSIYNFGELLLHPILDALAQNEDDAWLRELLFAYNRGDLAAYDVLSDNIASNKLLSEHSTHLRQKIYLAALTEAVFRRPPHDRTMTFSTISHETKVRPDEIEHLIMKALSLGLLRGTIDQVDEVAQITWVQPKVLDMKQIGNMRERLLDWDSNVNQLGNWIETAGKDVWAA, from the exons ATGAATGTCGATACGATCCCCGACTTCCTTGCCGAGCAGCGGGACCAAACATTagaggagctgcagccccTTGTGCTGGACTTTGAGAACTTCTGGGAACGGAAGCTCTGGCACCAGCTCACTGACGCCCTTGCGCAATTCTTCGATCATCCTGGCAGCGCCCCGCAGCGCTTGCCGTTCTACAAGGTCTTTGTTCTCAAATTCGCCGACAAAGTTAACCAATTGAAGCTGGTGGACCTGGCCCTGAAGGCCGCGACGCAATGCAAAG ACGATAGAGAGCGCTTGACGTTTTTACAGGCGGTTGCGAAGAAGGTGGATAATGAGAATTCGCAGGATGCGCTTGTGTTCGCCTCAGTCGCTGTCGCACGCGTAAAGCTCAGCTTGAACGACCTAGATGATGCGAGGAAAGACTTGGACGCCGCTGAAAGAATACTGGACACGTTCGATTCTGTCGAGACTATAGTTCACGCAGCATTCTACGATGCGAACGCAAGCTACTACCAG CGCAAGATGGACTTTGCCAACTACTACCGAAACGCTCTTCTCTATCTGGCCTGCATCGATCTATCGTCCTTGTCCCCCGAGGAGCGTCACAGGAGAGCGTACTATCTCAGCGTAGCTGCGCTGGTCTCCAATAGCATCTACAACTtcggcgagctgcttctTCACCCTATTCTAGATGCTCTTGCTCAAAACGAGGATGATGCTTGGCTGCGCGAGCTACTTTTCGCCTACAATCGTGGCGATTTGGCCGCGTACGATGTTCTGTCCGACAACATTGCCTCCAACAAGCTGTTGAGCGAACATTCTACCCACCTCCGACAGAAAATCTACCTCGCAGCGCTGACGGAAGCTGTAttccgccgcccgccccatgACCGGACCATGACTTTCTCAACCATCTCCCACGAAACCAAGGTTCGGCCGGATGAGATCGAACACCTCATCATGAAAGCGCTGAGCCTCGGCTTGCTGCGGGGAACAATCGACcaagtcgacgaggtcgcccaAATCACGTGGGTACAACCGAAGGTCCTTGACATGAAGCAGATTGGCAATATGCGGGAGAGGCTGCTTGATTGGGACTCGAATGTCAATCAGCTGGGCAACTGGATTGAGACGGCTGGGAAGGACGTCTGGGCCGCATGA
- the EFM5_1 gene encoding Protein-lysine N-methyltransferase efm5 (COG:C~EggNog:ENOG503NV96): MAPSLSAARSARRVVHNVAGKRFVSDISITRTGKPIIRVEGGRSSLGGHTATVFGATGQLGRYIVNRLARQGCTVVVPFREEMTKRHLKVTGDLGRVVFVEYDLRNTPSIEASVRHSDVVYNLVGRDYPTKNFSLADVHIEGTERIVEAAAKYDVDRYIHVSSHSANPESTSEFYATKGRGEQVARSIFPEATLVRPAPMFGFEDNLLLKLASVLNLFTANNMQEKFRPVHSIDVGAALEKMLYDESTVGQTYELYGPKEYTMAQIAGLVDKEIFKQRRHVNVPKAILKPVAGILNRALWWHTLSADEVEREFMDQVIDPEAKTFKDLGIEPGDIANFTYHYLQGFRSSHYYDLPPATEKEKREDKRYIHVLDEL; this comes from the exons ATGGCGCCTTCTCTCTCAGCTGCGCGCTCTGCGCGTAGGGTCGTCCACAACGTTGCCGGAAAGCGTTTCGTGTCCGACATCTCTATCACCAGGACTGGCAAGCCAATTATCCGGGTTGAAGGCGGCCG ATCGTCCCTCGGAG GCCACACGGCTACGGTATTTGGCGCAACCGGCCAATTAGGCCGATACATTGTCAATCGGCTAG CGCGCCAGGGCTGTACCGTTGTGGTGCCTTTTCGCGAAGAGATGACCAAGCGTCACCTGAAGGTTACGGGTGACTTGGGCCGCGTTGTCTTCGTG GAATACGACCTCCGCAACACACCCTCGATCGAGGCAAGCGTCCGACATTCCGATGTTGTCTACAACCTGGTCGGCCGAGACTACCCTACCAA GAACTTTTCCCTCGCAGACGTGCACATTGAGGGGACGGAGCGTATTGTCGAAGCCGCTGCCAAGTATGACGTTGACCGATATATCCATGTCTCGTCGCACAGCGCCAACCCGGAGTCCACATCCGAGTTTTATGCCACCAAG GGTCGAGGAGAGCAAGTTGCGCGAAGTATCTTCCCCGAAGCGACACTCGTTAGACCAGCACCCATGTTTGGATTCGAAGACAATCTGCTCCTCAAATTGGCGTCAGTCCTCAATCTTTTCACGGCCAACAACATGCAGGAGAAGTTTCGGCCCGTCCAC TCCATTGATGTGGGGGCAGCCCTGGAAAAGATGCTCTATGACGAGTCGACAGTTGGCCAAACATACGAGCTATATGGCCCGAAGGAGTATACGATGGCCCAGATCGCCGGCCTCGTGGACAAGGAAATCTTCAAGCAGCGACGCCACGTCAATGTGCCCAAGGCTATATTGAAGCCTGTGGCAGGCATTCTCAACCGTGCGCTTTGGTGGCACACACTGTCGGCCGATGAGGTCGAGCGCGAGTTCATGGACCAAGTGATTGACCCGGAAGCCAAGACATTCAAGGATTTGGGCATCGAGCCGGGTGACATTGCGAACTTTACCTACCACTACCTG CAAGGGTTCCGCAGTTCACATTACTATGATCTGCCCCCTGCCAcagagaaggagaagagggaagACAAGAGATATATCCACGTGTTGGACGAATTGTGA
- the EFM5_2 gene encoding Protein-lysine N-methyltransferase efm5 (COG:J~EggNog:ENOG503NWCT): MAEHEDEPVTLSAHALAALAEFQAEKQDRKAKFDRLRAEAEEDDVPLSMDAFAEDWNASQFWYSDETARKFAEQLLENATSETSIGVISTPSTFVALRNALRTKPRAERPRLVLLEYDERFRVFPEFVAYDFQSPLSLPAELKGSLDRVICDPPFLSEDCQAKIALTIRWLLKVNSMPPVRVIICTGERMEGLVTKLYQSLGVHTTSFVPEHPTGLSNEFYCFANFECNLWTWRQRAG; encoded by the exons ATGGCGGAACATGAGGATGAGCCCGT AACGCTCTCAGCCCATGCGCTGGCGGCACTGGCGGAATTTCAAGCCGAGAAGCAAGACCGCAAGGCCAAGTTCGATAGGCTTCGCGCCGAggctgaagaagacgatgtGCCATTATCCATGGATGCGTTCGCCGAAGACTGGAACGCATCTCAATTCTGG TACTCGGATGAGACGGCGCGCAAATTCGCGGAACAGCTGCTGGAGAATGCCACCAGCGAGACCTCCATCGGCGTCATATCGACCCCGAGTACCTTTGTGGCTCTGCGCAATGCATTG CGGACGAAGCCAAGGGCAGAGCGGCCACGGCTGGTGCTCCTGGAATACGACGAGCGATTTCGCGTGTTTCCAGAATTTGTTGCATACGATTTCCAGAGTCCGCTTAGTCTGCCAG CCGAGCTGAAGGGATCCCTGGATCGTGTCATTTGCGATCCGCCCTTCCTAAGCGAGGACTGCCAGGCGAAAA TTGCTCTCACAATCCGCTGGCTCCTAAAGGTCAACAGCATGCCACCTGTTCGCGTCATCATCTGTACCGGTGAAAGAATGGAGGGACTGGTGACCAAGCTCTACCAATCCCTTGGCGTCCACACCACTTCCTTCGTGCCTGAACACCCTACTGGACTCAGCAACGAGTTTTACTGCTTTGCGAACTTCGAATGTAACCTCTGGACGTGGCGTCAACGGGCGGGGTAA